Below is a genomic region from Rhizobium sp. 9140.
CGCGGCGGGTGATGGTCGTGAGAGCAAGGCGTTGGGGGTATCTCTTCAGACGCGAAGACGCTCAACCTTTCAGCCGCACCGCCGCCTGGTCCTGAATGCGCTTGACCATGGAGCGCAGGCCATTGGCGCGCTGGGCCGTCAGGAACTCGATGAGGCCCATCTGGCCGAACAGGTCCAGCGCATCGGTCGCCGCGATCTCGGAGGCTCTTTTGCCCGAAAAAATCGAGAGCACGATGGCGACGAGGCCGCGCACGATATGGGCGTCGGATTCGCCCTCGAAGGTCAGAACGGGATCGGTGCCCTCTGCGGCGTGGGTGACGAGCCAGACCTGGCTGGCACAGCCCTGCACCTTGTTGTCAGCCGTGCGCTTCTCTTCCGGCAGGTCCGGCAGGGTGCGCCCGAGCTCGATCACATAGCTCATCCTGTCCTGCCAGTCGTCGAGATAGGCGCAGTTCTCGAGGATTTCGGAAAGGGGCGTCGGAGTGAAGGCGGCATCGGTCATGCCGTCTCTATAAGGGATCGGTTCCGCGTTGAGAAGGTGGATCGGCTGGGTAGGCAAGGCTTTCGCAGAGGTTTCGTGGCAAGCGCCGGGCCGGTCAGGACGCGCGATGCGGCTTCGGCGGTATGCGCTTTTCCGGCACCGGAATACGGGTGAAGCCGAGATCCTCAGGGGTCTCCGAAAGCGCGGGTCCGGCAGAAGCGGCGGCAGAGGGCGCGGCTGTGGGCAGGGCTGGGGGCAAGGCCTGCTCCGGCACAGTACCCGTGGTCACCGCATCGCCCGGTATGACAGCGTCGTCTGCCGCAGCGGTCTTCTCGTCGCCGAACTGGGTTTCGAGCAGCTGATAGGCGATGCGGGCGCCATCTTTCGCGCGGTGGCCGAGCGCATTGAAGGTCTCGGCACCCTTGGTGCAGACATCGGGCTTCTCAAGGCAGATGGCGCCGATATAACCGATCGCCTCGCTGGCGGCGGAAACCGTCTGGCCGATATCCATTTTCGCCCCGGCCGCAGCCTCAGGCTGCGCTGCCTCCTCCGTGCCGAAGATCGGCAGGAGAACGAGCACCAGCGAAAACCAGAATGCTGCCTTGATCAGAAACCACATGGTCGACCCCGTTCTTCACGTTTACGCAACTGTCCCGACCGCCTGCTGTTCCGTGTCCTCACCGATATGGCCGGTCTGTGCCGGTTACCGATAATGGGAAGCAGCTCGGTCGAACGTCAAACTAGGGCACCTCTTCCAACACGGCCTTGAAAACGAGACCTGTATTTGAGGCGTCTTTTCGTAAAATTCGATCGATCTGCATTTGATCCGCATTTGAAGGGCATTTGAGCCAATCGCGTTAAGGGTCAAGGCGGCGGCCGCGCCCAAGCCCCCTGCAAATGCGGCTTCCGGCAGTGGAGCGAGATGCCATAGTGGTTAAATTAACTCGAAAAATACCATGATTTCAACGGTTACGCCACGTTAACCACAACAAAGGAAGGGCGTCCGAATCTGGCTCAGAAGGGCCGGTGAAGCCGTTTTGCAACACATCGGGGGTGTTCACTTAGAGTTTCATTAAGCCGCCGGTGAGACATTCGGCCTTGTCCGATGACGATCGTTCCACCCTTTTTCGACGGGCCGGAAACGACCGCGCGGCACTTTATAAACAACCGGGGCAGGATGTTCCGGATAACGAAAAATGCAGGGTCGGGCGTGACAATTGTGCGGAACATCGCTGGAAGGTTTGCGTCCCGTGTGGACGATGCCGCCAGGCTCTGGCTGCCCCGCCCGGCACCGACGGAGCGCGAGCTTTCCGCCATCCGCACCGTTGCAGCCTCTGCCCTCATCGCCTTCCCGATCGCCCCGCTGGCGCTTGCCGCCGTGTTGCCGCTGTCGCTGGCCCTGCCGGTCGGTGCCGGCCTCGTCGGCGCGCTGACGCTGGTCGGCGGCCTCGCCGCCGTCGGCCTTGCCGGCCGCGATGCAGGCCCGGTCACGCCCCTCGCAGCACCCGTCGCTCCGGCAGCGCTCGCCTATGATCTCTTCGCCGGCCTCGTGACGCTGCACGACCTGCGCGGCTCCGTGACGTCCGTGCATGGCCGCGATGCGTCCGGCTTCCTCGCCTGGATGCGCGACCCGACCGGCCGCGGCTTCATCGAGCAGATCCACGTCTCCGACCGCATCGCCTTCCTGCGCGCCATCGACACGATCCGGCTCGGCGCCGACAGCGACACCGTCGAGTTGCGGCTGGAACGCGGCTCCATGACGGAAGGCGGCGCCGAGCTTCTGCATATGCGGTGCGAACTCGCCGCCATCGTCGAAGACGGCATATTGTCGGGCATTCTCGTCCAGTCGCGCGATATCTCGGCCGAAGTCGCCCTCAAGGCCGATGCCGCGAGCAAGGCCGAGGCCGCGGAAAGCGCCAACGACGCGAAGACCCGGTTCCTCGCGGCCGTCAGCCACGAACTGCGCACGCCGCTCAATGCCATTCTCGGCTTTTCCGACATTCTCTCCGGCGAATATTTCGGCCGGCTGGAGAACGATCGCCAGCGTGAATACGTCGC
It encodes:
- a CDS encoding sensor histidine kinase; amino-acid sequence: MTIVRNIAGRFASRVDDAARLWLPRPAPTERELSAIRTVAASALIAFPIAPLALAAVLPLSLALPVGAGLVGALTLVGGLAAVGLAGRDAGPVTPLAAPVAPAALAYDLFAGLVTLHDLRGSVTSVHGRDASGFLAWMRDPTGRGFIEQIHVSDRIAFLRAIDTIRLGADSDTVELRLERGSMTEGGAELLHMRCELAAIVEDGILSGILVQSRDISAEVALKADAASKAEAAESANDAKTRFLAAVSHELRTPLNAILGFSDILSGEYFGRLENDRQREYVALINQSGAHLLSVVNTMLDMSKIEAGRYELIAEPFVVADAVSACEAMLGLQAEAKGVKLASRVMRGVGEVHADRRAVQQILINLVGNAIKFTDAGGIVTIDAEIVGEDLRLTVSDTGIGIPADKLACLGQAFMQVENEYTRKYEGTGLGLALVKGLVALHGGRFDISSRPREGTVIRISLPLDGSGIRDADQLTDADSIAEFPPRLKTQAGSTSLNPGIQMPEVEKGGAADGEAYAKTA
- a CDS encoding DUF5330 domain-containing protein encodes the protein MWFLIKAAFWFSLVLVLLPIFGTEEAAQPEAAAGAKMDIGQTVSAASEAIGYIGAICLEKPDVCTKGAETFNALGHRAKDGARIAYQLLETQFGDEKTAAADDAVIPGDAVTTGTVPEQALPPALPTAAPSAAASAGPALSETPEDLGFTRIPVPEKRIPPKPHRAS
- a CDS encoding SufE family protein, with protein sequence MTDAAFTPTPLSEILENCAYLDDWQDRMSYVIELGRTLPDLPEEKRTADNKVQGCASQVWLVTHAAEGTDPVLTFEGESDAHIVRGLVAIVLSIFSGKRASEIAATDALDLFGQMGLIEFLTAQRANGLRSMVKRIQDQAAVRLKG